A part of Caretta caretta isolate rCarCar2 chromosome 1, rCarCar1.hap1, whole genome shotgun sequence genomic DNA contains:
- the CEP97 gene encoding centrosomal protein of 97 kDa isoform X1 — MAAARSEAATSALGAREGSVVNWSGQGLQKLDPTLPCDADVHTLILDKNQIIKLEHLEKCRNLMQLSVANNRLVRMMGVAKLTQLRVLNLPHNSIGYVEGLKDLVHLEWLNLAGNNLKTIDQINSCTSLQHLDLSDNNIPQIGDLSKLLSLKTLLLHGNIITSLRMAPVCLPQSLIILSLAENEIRDLNEISFLASFPELEQLSIMNNPCVMATPSIPGFDYRPYIVSWCLNLKVLDGYVISQKESLKAEWLYSQGKGRSYRPGQHVQLVQYLATVCPLTATFGLQTEEDAKLEKILNKQRLHQKQLMYQSQNEGLPTSSIPNKAVPATYEHNSPTQRPQIIPESEPVIQRNSWVGPGSSDDHSYAVKNVFPASVQAERSCHNELYLEDIQTDEDKLNCSLLSSESTFMPVASGLSPVSPTTELRLHGINLNLEEDDNTVIVFVKEVNKDEDDKQEKTSWVTNECSIKTAEIVETQEEDNEDGILPSPSPATVTANPTASINDCFASSVDQVLCSHLKPPLTDEPLIKNLYTEQTIERNSTDASAAVDQDAELQRMNKAATKLQACWRGFHTRNYHPRAKEVRYEIRLSRMQEHIVFLTDEVRKLRKEREEERIQKLVQEEAVRYLWNQVRSLQQWQLSVNQNLSTWQLGASASSTLCPSKLSVQSSGLNQENSPVGSSTWLVSATEALHEKTLPEFPDSGFHSSITDQTHVNDSHGSEKSSTEGNESSLIGNSIETGKLCGDPVSECISDTEGVQADHEEWSQESSNSEQDSSLLQQYLKSVQQLEEADDRTNWSDGTERSRPQTAASAEKQDSLSDSVSVNVSQDVPSPAQNEINPTPESYKLNSGVVEGKQTECDASFQELHVGIAV; from the exons ATGGCGGCGGCAAGGAGCGAGGCGGCTACGTCGGCTCTGGGAGCCAGGGAAG GTTCGGTAGTTAATTGGTCAGGTCAGGGGTTGCAAAAGTTGGATCCAACATTACCCTGTGATGCTGACGTTCATACTCTAATTCTGGATAAAAACCAAATAATTAAACTGGAACACCTGGAGAAATGCAGGAACTTAATGCAG CTATCTGTAGCCAACAATCGACTTGTAAGGATGATGGGTGTGGCAAAACTGACGCAGCTCCGGGTATTAAACTTGCCTCACAACAGTATTGGTTATGTGGAAGGGCTGAAGGATCTGGTGCACTTGGAGTGGCTAAACCTGGCAGGAAATAACCTTAAG ACCATAGATCAGATCAATAGCTGCACATCTCTTCAACATCTTGATTTGTCAGACAACAATATACCTCAAATAGGAGATCTCTCCAAGCTTTTGTCTCTAAAG ACTCTGCTGCTGCATGGAAATATTATAACCTCACTTCGTATGGCACCTGTTTGCCTGCCTCAAAGTCTGATTATTCTCTCTTTAGCAGAAAATGAAATCAGAGACTTGAACGAG ATTTCTTTCTTGGCTTCCTTTCCTGAGTTGGAGCAGTTGTCAATTATGAACAACCCTTGTGTGATGGCCACACCTTCTATTCCTGGATTTGACTATCGGCCATATATTGTCAGCTGGTGTCTGAATCTTAAAGTTCTGGATGGATATGTGATTTCTCAGAAAGAGag TTTGAAAGCAGAATGGCTTTACAGTCAAGGTAAAGGACGATCATATCGACCTGGCCAGCATGTTCAGTTAGTCCAGTATCTGGCCACTGTTTGTCCTCTTACCGCTACATTTGGTCTCCAGACTGAAGAGGATGCCAAACTGGAAAAAATACTGAATAAGCAGAG GCTCCACCAGAAGCAGTTGATGTACCAAAGCCAAAATGAAGGGCTGCCTACATCCTCTATTCCCAACAAAGCAGTGCCTGCTACGTATGAACACAACAGTCCAACCCAAAGGCCCCAGATAATTCCTGAAAGTG AACCTGTTATCCAAAGGAATTCTTGGGTTGGGCCAGGCTCCAGTGATGACCATTCCTATGCAGTTAAGAATGTCTTTCCGGCTTCAGTGCAAGCTGAAAGAAGCTGTCACAATGAGCTGTACCTGGAGGACATACAGACTGATGAGGACAAACTGAACTGCAGCCTTCTGTCCTCAGAGTCTACTTTTATGCCAGTAGCTTCAGGACTGTCTCCAGTATCTCCCACTACAGAATTAAGGCTACATGGAATCAATTTGAACCTAGAAGAAGATGATAATACAGTGATTGTATTTGTGAAGGAGGTCAATAAAGATGAGGATGATAAGCAGGAAAAGACTTCttgggttacaaatgagtgttcCATCAAAACAGCAGAAATTGTGGAAACTCAAGAGGAAGATAATGAGGATGGAATATTGCCTTCCCCTAGTCCAGCAACAGTCACTGCTAACCCAACTGCGAGTATTAATGACTGTTTCGCATCATCTGTTGACCAAGTTCTGTGCAGCCACCTCAAGCCACCATTAACTGATGAACCATTAATTAAAAATCTTTATACTGAGCAAACTATAGAGAGAAATTCTACTGATGCATCAGCTGCTGTTGACCAAGATGCTGAACTTCAAAGAATGAACAAAGCGGCCACCAAGCTTCAAGCCTGTTGGAGGGGATTCCACACAAGAAACTACCATCCCAGAGCCAAGGAAGTGCGTTACGAAATTCGGCTAAGCAGAATGCAAGAGCATATTGTTTTCTTAACTGATGAAGTAAGAAA attaagaaaagaaagagaagaagagaGGATTCAAAAACTTGTACAAGAGGAGGCTGTCAGATACCTTTGGAACCAG GTTAGATCCCTTCAGCAGTGGCAACTTTCAGTGAACCAAAACCTTAGCACTTGGCAGCTTGGTGCTTCTGCATCAAGTACTTTGTGTCCATCCAAACTATCTGTCCAGTCATCTGGGCTCAATCAAGAAAACTCTCCTGTTGGTAGTTCTACCTGGTTGGTTTCAGCTACTGAAGCTCTTCATGAGAAAACTTTACCTGAGTTCCCAGATTCTGGCTTTCACTCCTCTATAACTGACCAAACTCATGTTAATGACTCTCATGGCTCTGAAAAGAGTTCCACAGAAGGAAATGAGAGCTCTCTGATTGGGAATTCTATAGAAACAGGCAAACTGTGTGGAGATCCTGTCTCAGAATGTATTTCAGATACAGAGGGTGTCCAGGCAGACCATGAGGAATGGAGTCAAGAGAGCTCAAATAGTGAGCAGGACAGTAGTCTTCTCCAACAATACTTGAAGTCAGTTCAGCAGCTCGAAGAGGCTGATGACAGGACAAATTGGAGTGATGGGACAGAAAGGAGTAGGCCACAGACAGCTGCATCAGCAGAAAAACAGGATTCTTTGTCAGACTCTGTTTCTGTAAATGTCTCTCAAGATGTACCTTCACctgcacaaaatgaaattaatccgACACCAGAAAGTTACAAATTGAATTCAGGAGTAGTGGAAGGGAAGCAAACAGAATGTGATGCTTCATTTCAGGAGCTGCATGTTGGCATAGCTGTGTAG
- the CEP97 gene encoding centrosomal protein of 97 kDa isoform X3 yields the protein MQLSVANNRLVRMMGVAKLTQLRVLNLPHNSIGYVEGLKDLVHLEWLNLAGNNLKTIDQINSCTSLQHLDLSDNNIPQIGDLSKLLSLKTLLLHGNIITSLRMAPVCLPQSLIILSLAENEIRDLNEISFLASFPELEQLSIMNNPCVMATPSIPGFDYRPYIVSWCLNLKVLDGYVISQKESLKAEWLYSQGKGRSYRPGQHVQLVQYLATVCPLTATFGLQTEEDAKLEKILNKQRLHQKQLMYQSQNEGLPTSSIPNKAVPATYEHNSPTQRPQIIPESEPVIQRNSWVGPGSSDDHSYAVKNVFPASVQAERSCHNELYLEDIQTDEDKLNCSLLSSESTFMPVASGLSPVSPTTELRLHGINLNLEEDDNTVIVFVKEVNKDEDDKQEKTSWVTNECSIKTAEIVETQEEDNEDGILPSPSPATVTANPTASINDCFASSVDQVLCSHLKPPLTDEPLIKNLYTEQTIERNSTDASAAVDQDAELQRMNKAATKLQACWRGFHTRNYHPRAKEVRYEIRLSRMQEHIVFLTDEVRKLRKEREEERIQKLVQEEAVRYLWNQVRSLQQWQLSVNQNLSTWQLGASASSTLCPSKLSVQSSGLNQENSPVGSSTWLVSATEALHEKTLPEFPDSGFHSSITDQTHVNDSHGSEKSSTEGNESSLIGNSIETGKLCGDPVSECISDTEGVQADHEEWSQESSNSEQDSSLLQQYLKSVQQLEEADDRTNWSDGTERSRPQTAASAEKQDSLSDSVSVNVSQDVPSPAQNEINPTPESYKLNSGVVEGKQTECDASFQELHVGIAV from the exons ATGCAG CTATCTGTAGCCAACAATCGACTTGTAAGGATGATGGGTGTGGCAAAACTGACGCAGCTCCGGGTATTAAACTTGCCTCACAACAGTATTGGTTATGTGGAAGGGCTGAAGGATCTGGTGCACTTGGAGTGGCTAAACCTGGCAGGAAATAACCTTAAG ACCATAGATCAGATCAATAGCTGCACATCTCTTCAACATCTTGATTTGTCAGACAACAATATACCTCAAATAGGAGATCTCTCCAAGCTTTTGTCTCTAAAG ACTCTGCTGCTGCATGGAAATATTATAACCTCACTTCGTATGGCACCTGTTTGCCTGCCTCAAAGTCTGATTATTCTCTCTTTAGCAGAAAATGAAATCAGAGACTTGAACGAG ATTTCTTTCTTGGCTTCCTTTCCTGAGTTGGAGCAGTTGTCAATTATGAACAACCCTTGTGTGATGGCCACACCTTCTATTCCTGGATTTGACTATCGGCCATATATTGTCAGCTGGTGTCTGAATCTTAAAGTTCTGGATGGATATGTGATTTCTCAGAAAGAGag TTTGAAAGCAGAATGGCTTTACAGTCAAGGTAAAGGACGATCATATCGACCTGGCCAGCATGTTCAGTTAGTCCAGTATCTGGCCACTGTTTGTCCTCTTACCGCTACATTTGGTCTCCAGACTGAAGAGGATGCCAAACTGGAAAAAATACTGAATAAGCAGAG GCTCCACCAGAAGCAGTTGATGTACCAAAGCCAAAATGAAGGGCTGCCTACATCCTCTATTCCCAACAAAGCAGTGCCTGCTACGTATGAACACAACAGTCCAACCCAAAGGCCCCAGATAATTCCTGAAAGTG AACCTGTTATCCAAAGGAATTCTTGGGTTGGGCCAGGCTCCAGTGATGACCATTCCTATGCAGTTAAGAATGTCTTTCCGGCTTCAGTGCAAGCTGAAAGAAGCTGTCACAATGAGCTGTACCTGGAGGACATACAGACTGATGAGGACAAACTGAACTGCAGCCTTCTGTCCTCAGAGTCTACTTTTATGCCAGTAGCTTCAGGACTGTCTCCAGTATCTCCCACTACAGAATTAAGGCTACATGGAATCAATTTGAACCTAGAAGAAGATGATAATACAGTGATTGTATTTGTGAAGGAGGTCAATAAAGATGAGGATGATAAGCAGGAAAAGACTTCttgggttacaaatgagtgttcCATCAAAACAGCAGAAATTGTGGAAACTCAAGAGGAAGATAATGAGGATGGAATATTGCCTTCCCCTAGTCCAGCAACAGTCACTGCTAACCCAACTGCGAGTATTAATGACTGTTTCGCATCATCTGTTGACCAAGTTCTGTGCAGCCACCTCAAGCCACCATTAACTGATGAACCATTAATTAAAAATCTTTATACTGAGCAAACTATAGAGAGAAATTCTACTGATGCATCAGCTGCTGTTGACCAAGATGCTGAACTTCAAAGAATGAACAAAGCGGCCACCAAGCTTCAAGCCTGTTGGAGGGGATTCCACACAAGAAACTACCATCCCAGAGCCAAGGAAGTGCGTTACGAAATTCGGCTAAGCAGAATGCAAGAGCATATTGTTTTCTTAACTGATGAAGTAAGAAA attaagaaaagaaagagaagaagagaGGATTCAAAAACTTGTACAAGAGGAGGCTGTCAGATACCTTTGGAACCAG GTTAGATCCCTTCAGCAGTGGCAACTTTCAGTGAACCAAAACCTTAGCACTTGGCAGCTTGGTGCTTCTGCATCAAGTACTTTGTGTCCATCCAAACTATCTGTCCAGTCATCTGGGCTCAATCAAGAAAACTCTCCTGTTGGTAGTTCTACCTGGTTGGTTTCAGCTACTGAAGCTCTTCATGAGAAAACTTTACCTGAGTTCCCAGATTCTGGCTTTCACTCCTCTATAACTGACCAAACTCATGTTAATGACTCTCATGGCTCTGAAAAGAGTTCCACAGAAGGAAATGAGAGCTCTCTGATTGGGAATTCTATAGAAACAGGCAAACTGTGTGGAGATCCTGTCTCAGAATGTATTTCAGATACAGAGGGTGTCCAGGCAGACCATGAGGAATGGAGTCAAGAGAGCTCAAATAGTGAGCAGGACAGTAGTCTTCTCCAACAATACTTGAAGTCAGTTCAGCAGCTCGAAGAGGCTGATGACAGGACAAATTGGAGTGATGGGACAGAAAGGAGTAGGCCACAGACAGCTGCATCAGCAGAAAAACAGGATTCTTTGTCAGACTCTGTTTCTGTAAATGTCTCTCAAGATGTACCTTCACctgcacaaaatgaaattaatccgACACCAGAAAGTTACAAATTGAATTCAGGAGTAGTGGAAGGGAAGCAAACAGAATGTGATGCTTCATTTCAGGAGCTGCATGTTGGCATAGCTGTGTAG
- the CEP97 gene encoding centrosomal protein of 97 kDa isoform X2 — MAAARSEAATSALGAREGSVVNWSGQGLQKLDPTLPCDADVHTLILDKNQIIKLEHLEKCRNLMQLSVANNRLVRMMGVAKLTQLRVLNLPHNSIGYVEGLKDLVHLEWLNLAGNNLKTIDQINSCTSLQHLDLSDNNIPQIGDLSKLLSLKTLLLHGNIITSLRMAPVCLPQSLIILSLAENEIRDLNELEQLSIMNNPCVMATPSIPGFDYRPYIVSWCLNLKVLDGYVISQKESLKAEWLYSQGKGRSYRPGQHVQLVQYLATVCPLTATFGLQTEEDAKLEKILNKQRLHQKQLMYQSQNEGLPTSSIPNKAVPATYEHNSPTQRPQIIPESEPVIQRNSWVGPGSSDDHSYAVKNVFPASVQAERSCHNELYLEDIQTDEDKLNCSLLSSESTFMPVASGLSPVSPTTELRLHGINLNLEEDDNTVIVFVKEVNKDEDDKQEKTSWVTNECSIKTAEIVETQEEDNEDGILPSPSPATVTANPTASINDCFASSVDQVLCSHLKPPLTDEPLIKNLYTEQTIERNSTDASAAVDQDAELQRMNKAATKLQACWRGFHTRNYHPRAKEVRYEIRLSRMQEHIVFLTDEVRKLRKEREEERIQKLVQEEAVRYLWNQVRSLQQWQLSVNQNLSTWQLGASASSTLCPSKLSVQSSGLNQENSPVGSSTWLVSATEALHEKTLPEFPDSGFHSSITDQTHVNDSHGSEKSSTEGNESSLIGNSIETGKLCGDPVSECISDTEGVQADHEEWSQESSNSEQDSSLLQQYLKSVQQLEEADDRTNWSDGTERSRPQTAASAEKQDSLSDSVSVNVSQDVPSPAQNEINPTPESYKLNSGVVEGKQTECDASFQELHVGIAV; from the exons ATGGCGGCGGCAAGGAGCGAGGCGGCTACGTCGGCTCTGGGAGCCAGGGAAG GTTCGGTAGTTAATTGGTCAGGTCAGGGGTTGCAAAAGTTGGATCCAACATTACCCTGTGATGCTGACGTTCATACTCTAATTCTGGATAAAAACCAAATAATTAAACTGGAACACCTGGAGAAATGCAGGAACTTAATGCAG CTATCTGTAGCCAACAATCGACTTGTAAGGATGATGGGTGTGGCAAAACTGACGCAGCTCCGGGTATTAAACTTGCCTCACAACAGTATTGGTTATGTGGAAGGGCTGAAGGATCTGGTGCACTTGGAGTGGCTAAACCTGGCAGGAAATAACCTTAAG ACCATAGATCAGATCAATAGCTGCACATCTCTTCAACATCTTGATTTGTCAGACAACAATATACCTCAAATAGGAGATCTCTCCAAGCTTTTGTCTCTAAAG ACTCTGCTGCTGCATGGAAATATTATAACCTCACTTCGTATGGCACCTGTTTGCCTGCCTCAAAGTCTGATTATTCTCTCTTTAGCAGAAAATGAAATCAGAGACTTGAACGAG TTGGAGCAGTTGTCAATTATGAACAACCCTTGTGTGATGGCCACACCTTCTATTCCTGGATTTGACTATCGGCCATATATTGTCAGCTGGTGTCTGAATCTTAAAGTTCTGGATGGATATGTGATTTCTCAGAAAGAGag TTTGAAAGCAGAATGGCTTTACAGTCAAGGTAAAGGACGATCATATCGACCTGGCCAGCATGTTCAGTTAGTCCAGTATCTGGCCACTGTTTGTCCTCTTACCGCTACATTTGGTCTCCAGACTGAAGAGGATGCCAAACTGGAAAAAATACTGAATAAGCAGAG GCTCCACCAGAAGCAGTTGATGTACCAAAGCCAAAATGAAGGGCTGCCTACATCCTCTATTCCCAACAAAGCAGTGCCTGCTACGTATGAACACAACAGTCCAACCCAAAGGCCCCAGATAATTCCTGAAAGTG AACCTGTTATCCAAAGGAATTCTTGGGTTGGGCCAGGCTCCAGTGATGACCATTCCTATGCAGTTAAGAATGTCTTTCCGGCTTCAGTGCAAGCTGAAAGAAGCTGTCACAATGAGCTGTACCTGGAGGACATACAGACTGATGAGGACAAACTGAACTGCAGCCTTCTGTCCTCAGAGTCTACTTTTATGCCAGTAGCTTCAGGACTGTCTCCAGTATCTCCCACTACAGAATTAAGGCTACATGGAATCAATTTGAACCTAGAAGAAGATGATAATACAGTGATTGTATTTGTGAAGGAGGTCAATAAAGATGAGGATGATAAGCAGGAAAAGACTTCttgggttacaaatgagtgttcCATCAAAACAGCAGAAATTGTGGAAACTCAAGAGGAAGATAATGAGGATGGAATATTGCCTTCCCCTAGTCCAGCAACAGTCACTGCTAACCCAACTGCGAGTATTAATGACTGTTTCGCATCATCTGTTGACCAAGTTCTGTGCAGCCACCTCAAGCCACCATTAACTGATGAACCATTAATTAAAAATCTTTATACTGAGCAAACTATAGAGAGAAATTCTACTGATGCATCAGCTGCTGTTGACCAAGATGCTGAACTTCAAAGAATGAACAAAGCGGCCACCAAGCTTCAAGCCTGTTGGAGGGGATTCCACACAAGAAACTACCATCCCAGAGCCAAGGAAGTGCGTTACGAAATTCGGCTAAGCAGAATGCAAGAGCATATTGTTTTCTTAACTGATGAAGTAAGAAA attaagaaaagaaagagaagaagagaGGATTCAAAAACTTGTACAAGAGGAGGCTGTCAGATACCTTTGGAACCAG GTTAGATCCCTTCAGCAGTGGCAACTTTCAGTGAACCAAAACCTTAGCACTTGGCAGCTTGGTGCTTCTGCATCAAGTACTTTGTGTCCATCCAAACTATCTGTCCAGTCATCTGGGCTCAATCAAGAAAACTCTCCTGTTGGTAGTTCTACCTGGTTGGTTTCAGCTACTGAAGCTCTTCATGAGAAAACTTTACCTGAGTTCCCAGATTCTGGCTTTCACTCCTCTATAACTGACCAAACTCATGTTAATGACTCTCATGGCTCTGAAAAGAGTTCCACAGAAGGAAATGAGAGCTCTCTGATTGGGAATTCTATAGAAACAGGCAAACTGTGTGGAGATCCTGTCTCAGAATGTATTTCAGATACAGAGGGTGTCCAGGCAGACCATGAGGAATGGAGTCAAGAGAGCTCAAATAGTGAGCAGGACAGTAGTCTTCTCCAACAATACTTGAAGTCAGTTCAGCAGCTCGAAGAGGCTGATGACAGGACAAATTGGAGTGATGGGACAGAAAGGAGTAGGCCACAGACAGCTGCATCAGCAGAAAAACAGGATTCTTTGTCAGACTCTGTTTCTGTAAATGTCTCTCAAGATGTACCTTCACctgcacaaaatgaaattaatccgACACCAGAAAGTTACAAATTGAATTCAGGAGTAGTGGAAGGGAAGCAAACAGAATGTGATGCTTCATTTCAGGAGCTGCATGTTGGCATAGCTGTGTAG